In Phreatobacter aquaticus, a single genomic region encodes these proteins:
- the glpX gene encoding class II fructose-bisphosphatase — protein MSDHQGLSVPKNLVIERVLSMELVRVTERAAVASARLRGHGNEKAADQAAVDAMRRELNRLPIDGRVVIGEGERDEAPMLYIGEEVGTKHGPKVDIALDPLEGTTLCAKDMPGSIAVIAMAEHGSLLYAPDVYMDKIAIGPGYKKGVVDLDASPADNIHALAKAKGVKPHEITALIMDRPRHAKLIEAVRATGAAIRLITDGDVAGVIHTASALETGIDIYLGIGGAPEGVLAAAALRCVGGQMQGRLILDSEAKVERARKMGVKDPVKKYEMEEMASGDVIVSATGVTDGGLLKGVFFGRDMITTETIVYRSTTGTVRRIYGEHRQFEKFHLD, from the coding sequence ATGAGCGACCATCAAGGGCTGTCCGTCCCCAAGAATCTCGTCATCGAGCGGGTCCTGTCCATGGAGCTGGTGCGCGTCACAGAGCGCGCCGCCGTCGCCTCCGCCAGGCTGCGTGGCCACGGCAACGAGAAGGCTGCCGACCAGGCTGCCGTCGACGCCATGCGGCGTGAACTCAACCGGCTGCCGATCGACGGCCGCGTGGTGATCGGCGAGGGCGAGCGCGACGAGGCGCCGATGCTCTATATCGGCGAGGAAGTCGGCACCAAGCATGGCCCGAAGGTCGATATCGCGCTGGATCCGCTGGAAGGCACGACGCTGTGCGCCAAGGACATGCCTGGCTCGATCGCGGTGATCGCGATGGCCGAGCATGGCTCTCTGCTCTACGCGCCGGACGTCTACATGGACAAGATCGCCATCGGGCCCGGCTACAAGAAGGGCGTGGTCGATCTCGATGCCAGCCCCGCTGACAATATCCATGCGCTCGCCAAGGCGAAGGGCGTGAAGCCGCACGAGATCACCGCGCTGATCATGGACCGTCCGCGCCATGCCAAGCTGATCGAGGCCGTGCGCGCCACCGGCGCCGCGATCCGCCTGATCACCGATGGCGACGTTGCCGGCGTGATCCACACCGCCAGCGCACTCGAAACCGGCATCGACATCTATCTCGGCATTGGCGGCGCGCCTGAGGGCGTGCTTGCAGCTGCGGCGCTGCGTTGCGTTGGCGGTCAGATGCAGGGCCGCCTCATCCTCGACAGCGAGGCCAAGGTCGAGCGTGCCCGCAAGATGGGCGTCAAGGATCCCGTCAAGAAGTACGAGATGGAGGAGATGGCCTCCGGCGATGTCATCGTCTCGGCGACCGGCGTCACCGATGGCGGGCTGCTGAAGGGCGTGTTCTTCGGCCGCGACATGATCACCACCGAGACCATCGTCTATCGATCGACCACCGGTACCGTCCGGCGCATCTATGGCGAGCACCGGCAGTTCGAGAAGTTCCACCTCGATTGA
- the dapB gene encoding 4-hydroxy-tetrahydrodipicolinate reductase has protein sequence MTRVVIAGASGWVGKALVGAIQAASDLTLAGAVSRGAAGKDAGEAAGFAPAGVPVTASLAEALAVPSDVVVDYTKPNVVKAHTLEALAAGRHVVIGTSGLTAADYDEIDAAARAAGRGVIAAGNFSITASLLKRFATIAARHVPDVEIIDYASAKKPDTPSGTGRELGEILSKIRLEPTSKPVGELGGIRETRGGAVNAGGIAIQVHSVRMPSFVLSAEAIFGLPDERLTIRHDAGSSAAPYVGGTLLAVRRVAGLVGLVRGIDHLID, from the coding sequence ATGACCCGTGTCGTGATCGCAGGTGCCTCAGGCTGGGTCGGCAAGGCGCTGGTTGGCGCCATTCAGGCGGCGTCCGACCTCACTCTGGCTGGCGCGGTGTCGCGCGGTGCCGCGGGCAAGGACGCTGGTGAGGCCGCCGGTTTCGCGCCCGCTGGTGTTCCTGTCACCGCCTCGCTTGCCGAGGCCCTGGCAGTTCCGAGCGACGTCGTGGTGGACTATACCAAGCCGAACGTCGTGAAGGCCCACACGCTGGAGGCTCTGGCAGCGGGCCGGCACGTCGTCATCGGGACGTCCGGCCTGACCGCTGCCGACTATGACGAGATCGACGCTGCTGCACGGGCTGCGGGCAGGGGCGTGATCGCTGCCGGCAATTTCTCGATCACGGCCTCGCTGCTGAAGCGCTTCGCGACCATCGCAGCCCGCCATGTGCCCGATGTCGAGATCATCGACTATGCCTCGGCCAAGAAGCCGGACACGCCCTCCGGGACTGGCCGTGAGCTTGGCGAGATCCTGTCGAAGATCCGGCTTGAACCAACTTCCAAGCCGGTCGGTGAACTTGGTGGCATCCGCGAGACGCGCGGCGGGGCGGTCAATGCCGGCGGCATCGCCATCCAGGTTCATTCCGTGCGCATGCCATCCTTCGTTCTCTCGGCGGAGGCGATCTTCGGCTTGCCGGACGAACGCCTGACTATTCGCCATGATGCCGGTTCATCGGCCGCGCCCTATGTTGGCGGGACACTGCTGGCCGTGCGCCGGGTTGCGGGATTGGTTGGACTGGTGCGCGGTATCGATCACCTGATCGACTGA
- a CDS encoding NAD-dependent epimerase/dehydratase family protein: MRLGNRVLVTGPTGFIGAHVVSALVQDGFSVSVATRRASSPDPAIRTFLIDTIDGRTDWGASLENIDSVVHLAGRAHRRAEVQKREADHYSAVNVDGTHHLASAAARAGVRRFVYLSSIAVNGAMTRGRPPFRPDDVPAPKTFYGVSKLRAELALAEIQAGSPGLSVDILRCPVVIGRDAPGNLALLAWALKKGLPLPFASVRNQRAFLAIDDLSDFIALRLNASATGCCRFTLGSADTVSTPQLVRLMAGALRCRPNLMPAPPAGLRALLILAGRRDKADAIVESLEIDVGAAKLAGWQPKVSIAEAVNRAFG; this comes from the coding sequence ATGAGGCTTGGAAATCGAGTCCTTGTCACGGGCCCGACAGGCTTCATTGGGGCACATGTTGTTTCGGCACTGGTGCAGGATGGCTTTTCCGTCAGCGTGGCGACGCGCAGGGCTTCCAGTCCCGACCCGGCGATCCGGACCTTCCTGATTGACACGATCGACGGCCGGACGGACTGGGGCGCCAGCCTGGAGAATATCGACAGCGTCGTTCACCTCGCCGGGCGCGCTCATCGCCGCGCCGAAGTCCAGAAGAGGGAGGCGGACCATTACTCTGCCGTGAATGTCGATGGAACGCATCACCTGGCAAGCGCAGCGGCCCGCGCAGGCGTCAGGCGTTTCGTCTATCTGAGTTCAATCGCCGTCAACGGAGCGATGACCCGCGGGCGCCCGCCTTTCCGGCCAGATGACGTACCGGCCCCGAAGACATTCTATGGCGTGAGCAAACTCAGGGCGGAACTGGCGCTCGCCGAGATCCAGGCCGGCTCACCGGGGCTGTCCGTGGATATCCTACGCTGTCCGGTGGTCATTGGCCGCGACGCTCCGGGTAACCTCGCTTTGCTCGCCTGGGCTCTGAAGAAGGGATTGCCGCTGCCTTTCGCGTCGGTCAGGAACCAGCGCGCCTTCCTCGCTATCGACGATCTCAGCGATTTCATCGCCTTGCGCCTCAATGCGTCTGCCACCGGTTGCTGCCGTTTCACACTCGGCTCGGCCGATACGGTCTCGACGCCTCAACTGGTCCGCCTTATGGCTGGAGCGCTTCGATGCCGCCCGAACCTGATGCCGGCGCCGCCGGCTGGTCTCAGGGCGCTGCTGATCCTGGCCGGGCGGAGAGACAAGGCCGATGCTATCGTGGAGAGCCTGGAAATCGATGTCGGCGCAGCCAAGCTGGCAGGGTGGCAGCCAAAGGTGTCCATCGCAGAGGCGGTCAACAGGGCGTTCGGCTGA
- a CDS encoding glycosyltransferase family 4 protein, producing the protein MAAKGVHRRGGQQGVRLMNSVGSRDGQGADGAVAPLRIAIVTQYFWPEVFPINAMAEALAARGHLVDVLTGLPNYPGGTLHPGYGIKGPWSQRHGTIAVKRLPLISRGTGSRLRLAANYVSFAIASFFIAPIRMRGRYDVILANQASPLLGIAGALSLAFTRRHPLVLWIQDLWPESLVIAGVRSGVVRRAMDSMMRYSYHRSAAVMIQSRGFQDHPERYGVATEAIHYVPNWADPVFRPINRDDAMAENAEMPAGFRIVVAGNLGEAQAVHTLVEAARLLKGHPTIRIVVIGDGRMRAWLESEIERLELAPTLIYLGHRSFHSMPAYYAAADALLLMLRREPTMARTIPSRLQAYLACGRPVIAALDGEAQRVVVDAGAGIGVAAEVPEDLAAAIRMMAAATSDELARMAQRAEQCSREEFNSALIVDRVEAVLRDVARASAKGTP; encoded by the coding sequence GTGGCAGCCAAAGGTGTCCATCGCAGAGGCGGTCAACAGGGCGTTCGGCTGATGAATTCTGTTGGTAGCAGGGATGGGCAGGGCGCTGACGGAGCCGTTGCGCCGCTTCGCATTGCGATCGTCACTCAGTATTTCTGGCCGGAGGTTTTTCCGATCAACGCCATGGCCGAGGCGTTAGCTGCCAGAGGGCATCTGGTGGATGTCTTGACGGGGCTGCCGAACTATCCGGGGGGAACCCTCCATCCTGGATATGGCATCAAGGGGCCCTGGTCGCAGCGTCACGGTACAATCGCGGTCAAAAGGCTGCCGCTGATCTCCCGAGGCACAGGATCGCGGCTCCGGCTTGCGGCCAACTATGTGAGCTTCGCGATTGCGTCGTTTTTCATCGCGCCGATTCGTATGCGGGGACGCTATGACGTGATCCTGGCCAATCAGGCATCGCCGCTGCTCGGCATCGCCGGCGCGCTTTCGCTGGCGTTCACCAGGCGGCATCCGCTGGTGTTGTGGATCCAGGACCTCTGGCCCGAATCGCTGGTGATCGCCGGCGTTCGCTCCGGCGTCGTCCGGCGCGCCATGGATAGCATGATGCGCTACAGCTATCATCGGTCGGCTGCCGTCATGATCCAGTCGCGTGGCTTCCAGGACCATCCCGAACGCTATGGCGTCGCGACCGAAGCGATCCACTACGTGCCGAACTGGGCCGATCCGGTCTTCCGACCGATCAACCGGGACGACGCCATGGCCGAAAATGCGGAGATGCCCGCGGGATTTCGGATCGTCGTCGCAGGCAATCTGGGTGAAGCCCAGGCTGTTCACACACTTGTGGAGGCAGCCCGCCTGCTGAAGGGACATCCGACGATCCGGATCGTGGTGATCGGCGATGGTCGGATGCGCGCCTGGCTGGAGAGCGAGATCGAGCGTCTCGAACTGGCGCCGACGCTGATCTATCTCGGACACCGGTCTTTCCACAGCATGCCCGCCTATTATGCCGCGGCTGACGCCCTGCTTCTCATGCTCCGCCGAGAGCCGACCATGGCGCGGACGATACCGAGCCGTCTCCAGGCCTATCTGGCCTGCGGCCGTCCCGTCATCGCCGCGCTCGACGGAGAGGCCCAGCGCGTTGTCGTCGATGCCGGGGCGGGGATTGGTGTGGCGGCCGAGGTGCCCGAAGATCTTGCTGCCGCGATCAGGATGATGGCCGCGGCCACGTCGGATGAACTGGCGAGAATGGCGCAACGGGCCGAACAATGTTCGCGAGAGGAGTTCAATTCAGCCCTGATCGTCGATAGGGTCGAAGCTGTGTTGAGAGATGTCGCGCGAGCATCGGCGAAAGGTACCCCGTGA
- a CDS encoding dTDP-4-dehydrorhamnose reductase family protein — translation MKVLVLGAQGMLGSGLVQRLALRHEVHATVRDAPIRPFPDSVTVHAGVDVRDEPLLVRILDGAKPELVINAVGIVKQHADSTPTETFVAVNSLFPHRLARLTGERGAHLIHISTDCVFSGRRGLYSEADLPDPVDIYGLSKLLGEPETATTSVIRCSMIGLEDKRPGRRSHGLVEWFLGQTGEVSGFSRSIFSGLTVRQLSLVIEDVGMRGGLPGLWHVAADPISKFDLLRGLAERLPERGLTVGKVEGPPIDRSLNASAFNKVAGFRPPSWKVMLDELAMDIRQREGHS, via the coding sequence GTGAAGGTTCTGGTTCTCGGCGCGCAGGGCATGCTGGGATCGGGGCTGGTCCAGCGGCTGGCCTTGCGCCATGAGGTGCACGCAACCGTGCGCGATGCACCGATCCGCCCGTTTCCAGACAGCGTGACGGTTCATGCCGGCGTCGACGTGCGCGACGAGCCTCTGCTGGTTCGCATCCTCGATGGGGCGAAACCCGAACTGGTGATCAACGCCGTCGGTATCGTCAAGCAACATGCCGACAGCACGCCGACGGAGACGTTTGTTGCCGTCAACAGTCTGTTTCCCCACCGTCTGGCGCGCCTGACGGGAGAGCGGGGAGCACATCTGATCCATATCAGCACGGATTGCGTGTTCTCCGGCCGCCGTGGGCTCTACTCCGAGGCGGACCTGCCAGATCCGGTCGATATCTACGGGCTCAGCAAGCTGCTCGGTGAACCAGAGACGGCCACGACATCGGTCATCCGGTGCTCGATGATTGGCCTGGAGGACAAGCGACCCGGCCGGCGCTCGCATGGACTGGTGGAATGGTTTCTGGGACAGACCGGCGAGGTTTCTGGGTTTAGCCGTTCGATCTTCAGCGGATTGACGGTCCGGCAATTGAGCCTCGTGATTGAAGATGTCGGAATGAGAGGCGGACTGCCCGGCCTGTGGCATGTGGCGGCCGATCCCATTTCCAAATTCGATCTCTTGCGGGGGTTGGCGGAACGGCTTCCGGAACGTGGCCTTACCGTCGGGAAGGTCGAGGGCCCGCCCATCGATCGGAGCCTGAACGCTTCGGCCTTCAACAAGGTGGCTGGATTTCGGCCGCCATCTTGGAAGGTTATGCTGGATGAGCTTGCGATGGACATTCGCCAGCGCGAGGGCCATTCGTGA
- a CDS encoding glycosyltransferase family 4 protein — protein MRHILISAQFLSAGSGGIARVARLTLQALQGAAEISALSVEDREPYKIGNTHIRAFRGCRISFAVANALALRHADAAIYDFPGTARAHVLSRKPYALWVHGNEIWNEPNVRADYRRVIRKASLVLVNSRRTLEALTKAVDGLPPIVMCWLATEEEDAPPAAPIDGAPTLLFVGRSDSYFAKGQDILVRIWPRVLAEMPEARLLFVGGGEHLERLRALVDGSPAHPNIEVMGFVPESAMPRVWQRSSALALLGTLEGFGLVLVEAMRHGVPVITSTQDAASEVNIDGLTGYNIDRNDEDAVVRGIVTLLADRAKSQSMGAQGRAHWQTNFRPSVFRERLLAALSTRL, from the coding sequence ATGCGGCACATCCTCATTTCGGCTCAATTTCTAAGCGCCGGCTCAGGCGGAATTGCGCGCGTCGCCCGACTCACTCTTCAGGCCCTCCAGGGCGCGGCGGAAATTTCGGCGTTATCGGTGGAAGATCGGGAGCCCTATAAGATCGGAAACACGCATATTCGGGCTTTCCGAGGCTGCAGAATTTCGTTCGCAGTTGCTAACGCATTGGCGCTGCGCCACGCGGACGCCGCAATTTACGATTTCCCCGGAACCGCCAGGGCTCATGTTCTCTCCCGCAAACCCTATGCGCTATGGGTTCACGGAAATGAAATATGGAACGAACCCAACGTCCGCGCTGACTACCGGAGAGTGATCCGAAAGGCCAGCCTGGTCCTCGTCAACAGCAGGCGGACGCTTGAGGCGCTGACCAAGGCTGTCGATGGCCTCCCTCCAATCGTGATGTGCTGGCTTGCGACGGAGGAGGAAGATGCCCCCCCCGCAGCCCCGATCGATGGCGCGCCAACTCTCCTGTTTGTTGGCCGCTCCGACAGCTATTTCGCCAAGGGGCAGGACATTCTCGTCAGGATCTGGCCGCGCGTTCTCGCCGAAATGCCTGAGGCACGTCTTCTCTTCGTGGGCGGAGGCGAACATCTCGAACGTCTACGTGCCCTCGTCGATGGTTCTCCGGCTCACCCGAACATCGAGGTCATGGGCTTCGTCCCCGAATCCGCGATGCCGCGGGTCTGGCAGCGATCATCGGCACTCGCGCTGCTTGGCACGCTCGAAGGATTCGGTCTGGTCCTCGTCGAAGCAATGCGTCATGGGGTGCCGGTGATCACGTCGACGCAAGACGCGGCGAGCGAAGTGAACATTGACGGCCTGACCGGCTACAACATCGATCGCAACGACGAGGATGCTGTTGTGCGCGGGATCGTGACGCTGCTTGCCGATCGCGCGAAATCACAATCAATGGGCGCTCAGGGCCGAGCGCATTGGCAAACCAATTTCCGGCCTTCAGTCTTCCGCGAGCGGCTGCTGGCTGCCCTTAGCACCCGACTTTGA
- a CDS encoding LL-diaminopimelate aminotransferase, whose amino-acid sequence MNDSQFHRIRRLPPYVFEQVNKVKAGARAKGADIIDLGMGNPDLPAPEHVLEKLRETIGKPRTDRYSASKGIPGLRKAQAAYYERRFGVKLNPDTQVIATLGSKEGFANMAQAITAPGDVVLCPNPSYPIHAFGFLMAGGVIRSVPATADEEYFRAMERAMQHSIPKPIAVVVCYPSNPTAQVADLDFYGELVRFAKKHDLIVLSDLAYAEVYFDDKNPPPSILQVPGAFDVAVEFTSMSKTFSMAGWRMGFAVGNERLCAALARVKSYLDYGAFTPIQVAATAALNGPEDCITEMRETYKKRRDALIDSFGKSGWDIPVPQASMFAWVPIPDMFKALGSLEFAKLLVEKADVAVAPGIGFGEHGDDYVRIAVVENEQRIRQAARNIKRFFDTAPTTLHNVVPLAANGR is encoded by the coding sequence ATGAACGACTCCCAGTTCCACCGCATCCGCCGGCTGCCGCCCTACGTGTTCGAGCAGGTCAACAAGGTGAAGGCCGGTGCGCGAGCCAAGGGCGCCGACATCATCGATCTCGGCATGGGCAATCCCGATCTGCCGGCGCCTGAGCACGTGCTCGAGAAGCTGCGCGAGACGATCGGCAAGCCACGCACCGACCGCTATTCGGCGTCCAAGGGCATTCCCGGCCTGCGCAAGGCGCAGGCTGCCTATTACGAGCGCCGTTTCGGCGTGAAGCTCAATCCCGACACCCAGGTCATCGCGACCCTTGGCTCGAAGGAAGGCTTCGCCAACATGGCACAGGCCATCACCGCGCCCGGCGATGTCGTGTTGTGCCCCAATCCGAGCTATCCGATCCATGCCTTCGGCTTCCTGATGGCCGGTGGCGTCATCCGCTCGGTACCGGCAACCGCCGACGAGGAATATTTCCGTGCGATGGAGCGCGCGATGCAGCACTCGATCCCGAAGCCGATTGCGGTGGTCGTCTGCTATCCGTCCAATCCGACCGCCCAGGTCGCCGATCTCGATTTCTATGGCGAGCTGGTGCGGTTCGCGAAGAAGCACGACCTGATCGTGCTGTCTGACCTCGCCTATGCCGAGGTCTATTTCGACGACAAGAATCCGCCGCCCTCGATCCTGCAGGTGCCGGGCGCCTTCGATGTGGCGGTGGAATTCACCTCGATGTCCAAGACATTCTCGATGGCTGGCTGGCGCATGGGCTTTGCCGTCGGCAACGAGCGCCTCTGCGCGGCACTCGCCCGGGTGAAGAGCTATCTCGACTACGGCGCCTTCACGCCGATCCAGGTGGCAGCGACCGCCGCGCTGAACGGACCTGAGGACTGCATCACCGAGATGCGCGAGACCTACAAGAAGCGCCGCGACGCGCTGATCGACAGTTTCGGCAAGTCGGGCTGGGACATTCCGGTGCCGCAGGCGTCCATGTTCGCCTGGGTGCCGATCCCCGACATGTTCAAGGCACTGGGCTCGCTCGAATTTGCCAAGCTGCTGGTCGAGAAGGCGGATGTCGCCGTCGCGCCGGGCATCGGCTTCGGTGAGCATGGCGATGATTATGTGCGCATCGCCGTGGTTGAAAACGAGCAGCGCATCCGGCAGGCGGCGCGCAACATCAAGCGCTTCTTCGATACGGCGCCGACGACGCTGCACAATGTCGTGCCGCTCGCCGCCAACGGCCGCTAA
- a CDS encoding homoserine dehydrogenase, whose protein sequence is MQDVLNVGIAGLGTVGASVVRLIAKGDNRLAQASGRRIRVSAVSARTKGTDRGIDLSAMRWVDDPIKLATDPGIDVFVELMGGAEGTAKQAVEAALDAGKAVVTANKALLAAHGVALAKKAEAKGVALNFEAAVAGGIPVIKTLRESLLGNEIERIYGILNGTCNYILTRMADEGLSFEECLADAQRLGYAEADPTFDVDGFDTAHKLSLLTSLAFGTLVDTKGISIEGIRSIKPVDLKMADELGYRVKLLGVAQRTADGVEQRVHPTFVPKDAAIAQVNGVLNAVAIDADAVDLTLVGPGAGGNATASAVIADIADIARGHRTAPFIRPVAQLTKPTRAPLTRHEGGYYIRLEVVDKPGTAARIASRTAQNNISLESIVQRRAGPTRGGTDPSAAAAPAPVVLITYATTEAAVSRALKAMDSDGVLIGRPQVIRIERN, encoded by the coding sequence ATGCAGGACGTCTTGAATGTCGGGATTGCCGGCCTCGGCACGGTCGGGGCTTCGGTCGTCCGGCTGATCGCAAAGGGTGACAATCGGTTGGCTCAGGCCTCCGGTCGGCGCATCCGCGTCAGCGCCGTGAGCGCACGGACGAAGGGGACAGATCGCGGGATCGACCTGTCGGCCATGCGCTGGGTTGACGATCCGATCAAGCTTGCCACCGATCCGGGCATCGACGTCTTCGTCGAATTGATGGGCGGCGCCGAAGGCACTGCCAAACAGGCGGTCGAGGCAGCGCTCGATGCCGGCAAGGCGGTTGTCACCGCCAACAAGGCGCTGCTTGCGGCCCATGGCGTCGCGCTTGCCAAGAAGGCCGAAGCGAAGGGCGTGGCGCTGAATTTCGAGGCTGCGGTCGCCGGCGGCATTCCGGTGATCAAGACGCTGCGCGAGAGCCTGCTCGGCAACGAGATCGAACGCATCTATGGCATCCTCAATGGCACCTGCAATTACATCCTGACCCGCATGGCGGACGAGGGGCTGAGCTTCGAGGAATGCCTCGCCGATGCTCAGCGCCTCGGCTATGCCGAAGCTGATCCGACTTTCGACGTCGATGGCTTCGATACCGCTCACAAGCTGTCGCTGCTGACCAGTCTCGCCTTCGGCACGCTGGTCGACACCAAGGGCATTTCGATCGAAGGCATCCGCTCGATCAAGCCGGTCGACCTGAAGATGGCCGACGAGCTCGGCTATCGGGTGAAGCTGCTGGGCGTCGCCCAACGCACCGCCGACGGGGTCGAGCAGCGCGTCCATCCGACCTTCGTGCCGAAGGATGCCGCTATCGCCCAGGTCAATGGCGTTCTGAACGCGGTCGCCATTGATGCCGACGCTGTCGACCTGACCCTGGTGGGGCCTGGCGCTGGCGGCAATGCGACGGCCTCAGCAGTCATCGCCGATATTGCGGATATCGCCCGCGGTCATCGCACGGCGCCGTTCATCCGGCCGGTGGCGCAGCTCACCAAGCCGACGCGCGCGCCGCTCACCCGTCACGAGGGCGGCTATTACATCCGGCTGGAAGTGGTCGACAAACCGGGCACCGCCGCGCGGATCGCCTCGCGTACGGCGCAGAACAACATCTCGCTGGAGTCGATCGTTCAACGCCGGGCCGGTCCGACGCGCGGCGGCACCGATCCGTCGGCTGCAGCAGCACCAGCGCCTGTCGTCCTCATCACCTATGCGACGACCGAAGCCGCCGTCAGCCGGGCCCTCAAGGCCATGGATTCTGATGGTGTTTTGATCGGCCGCCCGCAAGTCATCCGCATCGAACGCAACTAA
- the recJ gene encoding single-stranded-DNA-specific exonuclease RecJ: MIGRRLFLGVERSVSGRAWRDRLDDQGRAQALAIGQAHDLPDILCRILAGRGVTSEKAPAFLEPTIRGSMPDPATLTDMDRAVARLVRAVETGEKVAIFGDYDVDGATSSSVMALFLRRAGLDPVVHIPDRIYEGYGPNAEAISRLRGEGATLLLTLDCGTTSHEVLAAAAADGLDIVVLDHHQADERLPPVTALVNPNRLDDLSGLGHLCAAGVTFMAVVALNRALREAGFWRPDLPEPDLMHFLDLVALGTVADVVPLVGLNRAFVARGLSVLRKRENVGLRALMDAAKLDGPPSPYHLGFLLGPRINAGGRIGDAGLGARLMMTEDSLEATRIATELDRLNRERQTVEQGTLAQAEAEALAEVGPQEAGGAVIVTAGVGWHSGVVGLVAARLKERFKRPAFAIAFTGDVGTGSGRSLAGVDLGAAVRQAVADGLLVKGGGHAMAAGITVAKGRLAEFRAFLEERLGKAVEKARREDGLDIDAAITAQAVRPDLAAMIERAGPYGSGNPEPVLVLPSHTIAYAEPVGTAHLRARLRGGDGKVVDAIAFRANGQPLGQAMIERRGKPMHVAGSLSVDRWQGQERIQFRILDAAVPDGT, translated from the coding sequence ATGATCGGGCGGCGACTGTTTCTCGGCGTCGAACGATCAGTTTCCGGTCGCGCCTGGCGCGACCGGCTCGATGATCAGGGCCGGGCCCAGGCGCTTGCTATCGGCCAGGCCCATGATCTGCCGGATATCCTGTGCCGCATCCTCGCTGGACGGGGTGTGACAAGCGAGAAGGCACCTGCTTTTCTTGAGCCGACGATCCGCGGCTCGATGCCGGATCCAGCCACGCTGACTGACATGGACCGGGCCGTTGCACGTCTCGTCCGTGCCGTGGAGACCGGCGAAAAGGTTGCGATTTTCGGAGATTACGACGTCGACGGCGCAACGTCGTCCTCGGTGATGGCGCTGTTCCTCCGGCGTGCGGGGCTCGACCCGGTCGTCCACATTCCCGACCGCATCTACGAGGGCTATGGGCCCAATGCCGAGGCTATCAGCCGGCTGCGGGGGGAGGGCGCAACCCTGCTTCTGACGCTCGATTGCGGCACGACCAGCCATGAGGTGCTGGCGGCCGCTGCGGCCGATGGCCTCGATATCGTCGTGCTCGATCATCACCAGGCCGATGAGCGCCTGCCGCCCGTCACAGCGCTGGTCAATCCCAACCGCCTTGATGACCTCTCCGGGCTTGGCCACCTTTGCGCTGCGGGCGTCACCTTCATGGCGGTCGTTGCGCTCAACCGGGCGCTGCGCGAGGCGGGCTTCTGGCGGCCCGACCTGCCAGAGCCGGATCTGATGCATTTCCTCGATCTTGTGGCGCTCGGCACGGTCGCCGATGTGGTGCCTCTGGTCGGGCTCAACCGGGCCTTCGTTGCCCGCGGCTTGAGCGTGCTCCGCAAGCGCGAGAATGTCGGCCTGCGGGCCTTGATGGATGCTGCCAAGCTCGATGGACCGCCATCACCCTATCATCTGGGCTTTCTGCTCGGGCCGCGCATCAATGCCGGCGGGCGCATCGGTGATGCGGGGCTTGGCGCCCGCTTGATGATGACAGAGGACAGTCTGGAAGCGACCAGGATCGCCACTGAACTCGACAGGCTCAACCGCGAACGTCAGACCGTGGAACAGGGTACGCTCGCTCAGGCCGAAGCCGAGGCGCTGGCCGAAGTTGGGCCGCAGGAGGCCGGAGGCGCGGTGATTGTCACAGCCGGGGTTGGCTGGCACTCGGGGGTTGTCGGGCTGGTGGCCGCCCGGCTCAAGGAGCGGTTCAAGCGGCCCGCCTTTGCGATCGCCTTCACCGGAGACGTCGGGACAGGCTCCGGCCGCTCGCTGGCCGGCGTGGATCTCGGGGCGGCCGTTCGCCAGGCTGTGGCCGATGGCCTGCTGGTCAAGGGCGGCGGCCATGCCATGGCCGCAGGAATCACGGTGGCCAAGGGCCGTCTCGCCGAATTCCGCGCCTTTCTCGAGGAGCGCCTCGGCAAGGCTGTCGAGAAGGCACGCCGCGAGGATGGCCTCGACATCGATGCCGCGATCACCGCACAGGCGGTGCGGCCCGATCTTGCCGCGATGATCGAACGGGCTGGCCCCTATGGCTCGGGCAATCCCGAACCGGTGCTCGTGCTGCCATCGCATACGATTGCCTATGCCGAACCGGTTGGAACGGCCCATCTGCGGGCGCGGCTCAGGGGCGGCGACGGCAAGGTGGTCGATGCGATCGCTTTCCGCGCCAATGGCCAGCCGCTCGGTCAGGCGATGATCGAGCGCCGGGGCAAGCCGATGCATGTGGCTGGTTCGTTGTCGGTGGATCGCTGGCAGGGCCAGGAGCGTATCCAGTTCCGCATTCTGGACGCTGCCGTGCCGGATGGCACCTGA